ATGTTCTTAAAAAACGGGACCGGTTTCGTTCGATCTTCATAAAACTTGTCCCAAAACGGTCCTGGTTCACGCAGTCGCGCATCGAGCATCTTTAAAATATCTTCCATCGTATCAATCGTCTGTGTTTCTGTCATTGATCATTTCCCCCTCTTTTCTTCTATAATATTGTATTCGCTTTCCCTCCCTTATTCTCCTGTATTTCCTGGATGAAAATGCTCCGTTTTTCTTACCTTACGATATTGTTAGTATGTTCTCGAAATCGCTCATGCTACACTAGCCTTTAATTGAAACAACCATTCAAAAGGGAGATATCTTGCATGCGTCAACATCCGACTTCCACTTTTACCTTAGCAACGGATGAGAAGATCATCCGCTTGATTCAAGGTCTTCATCAAATGCACCATTCACCTATGAAAGCTACCCATTATCAAAAGTTAGCGGCTCAACTTCCTTACCCCTCTCTTGAAGAGATCAATGCACGATTCGGCTCGTGGGCACACCTGTTAGAGAAAGCAGGCATCGTCAAGGCTTCTCACTTATCGACGAAAGAGCGGATGACGTTGAATCGCCCGGCTGCGGTCAAACGAACGAAACGGTGGTCGATCGAGGAGAGCGTCGCCTTTTATGTCGCACAAAAAGGAACGAACATGACGATTCGCTCCTACACGGAATTACGAGATTTGCACCCAGAGATGTTAAGTGCCAATACGATCATTCGTCGGTTCGGCACGTGGAAAAATGCTTTAGCACACTTCGACCTCACCTCGAACGGTTTCTTCACTGACCAAGACTGCCTAGAAGCACTCAAACAAGCTGCAGAAACACATGGACCACTACTGACGAGTCAGCAGTACGCCAAGTGGGCACGTGCGCACCAAGCTCCTTCACTGACATTATTAATTGAACGTTTTTCCAGTTGGCGCGAAGCTTTGCGTCGCCTTGATAGCGAATGAAAAGGATCGTGCCCGCTGATCATTTCGACGGGACACGATCCTTTTTGATTATTGTTCTTGCAACCGTAGCAGTTCATGATCCTCTCCTTCAGCGCATTTACTTAACGTATAGATTACCTCTTGCTTCACGATCGCTTTATCGAGTTGCTGACAGACTTCATTCTTTCGATCGTCGTCTGTTGAACCGAACTGATCACGTGATGCATCAGACGAATACTGATACGTCTTGCCGTCATACTCGACGTCATACAAAATCGGATCTCCCTCGGTCGTGTAGGCTGTGATGCGAATCTGATCTGATTTTCCTTGCTTCGACTTCTTCAAAAAAGACTCGAATCGGTCGCTGTTCTCAACACCCTTCTGGACGATGATGTCGCCGTTCTCCTTTGCCTCTTCCATCGTATACTTTCCACACCCTACTAAAAATAGGATACATAAAGCTAAACCGATCTTCCGCACCAAAACATCGACTCCTTCTTACTGTTTCGTCAATAGGTGATCCAGGCGATACAGTTGCGACGTGAAACCTTTCTTCATTCCCATGCCGAGCACTTCTTGTACGGCTGCCTCTGTTTCGTAAGTCGATTCAAAAACGATCAAGGTCGTTTCTCCACGGTCAATGAATGTCGTGACATTCTCACTACCTGGTAAATGTTCAGAGATAGCTCCTGACGCGTCGGAGAAGTAATCGGCATGACTATAGGTGTTCGGGGCATCGATATGTCTAAAAATCGCTTTCCCCCATGACTCCATGCTATAAAAATCACCTTGTGCAGGATCGACACACCGCATGCAATAATGCCAAACGCCATCCGGTTTAAACTCGAACGTCTTGATCGTCGTCTCCCAGCCTTCTGGTCCCCACCAGGCTTCGAGTTGGTCTTTTTCCGTGAACGCAGAAAAAACGATATTTCGCGGTGCCTCACAAATCCATTCCATCCGTAGCACCTTACCATCAATTGATGTCTTCAGTTCCTTTTTCATTCGTCTCGTCTCCCTTCGCGGATGATTGCATCCGCTGCAAATGTTCATCTAGACGATGCATGCGTGCTTCCATCTGAGCCAAAGTGTTACTCCACATGACGAGTTCTCGAAAAGCTTCTGGGCGAAGGCTATACAAGCGGCGATTCGCCTGTCGTTCAACAGTGATTAGTTCCGCGTCAAGCAACAGCTTTAAGTGCTTCGAGGTTTGCGGTTGGCGTAAGTGTAGTTGTTCAGCTAACTCATTGACAGAGCGAGGACCATTTCGTAATGCTTCGATGAGTTGTAGTCGTGTCGCATCGCCGAGTGCTGAAAATCGTGCAGACATCCGCTCGTTCATATCCGTTCACCTCTTTATTTTATATATTCCCATTTCAGAATATTCTAAACAATGAATATTTGATAATGCAAATTGATTGTCAGAGGCGCTAAAATGACGTACGTTCTAGACAACCTGTATGAAAAGAGCGTGAACCAATGAAGACCGAATGGATGGAAGCATTTCTCGTCACTGCGGAGACCGGGAGCCTGACGAAAGCAAGTGAAGTACTGCATATGACACAACCAGCATTAAGTAAACAAATCAAGAGTCTTGAGAGTGCGCTCGAAGTCTCGCTGTTACATCGATCAGCACATGGTGTCACGTTGACACCCGCAGGCGAAATCGTATTTGAAGAGAGTCGTGAACTGCTTGACCGAATTGATCAGATGAAACGGCGGATTGGTACGATCGACGAACGGACGACTTTAACGCTCGGATCATGGCCGAGCGTCGCGATGACATATTTACCGCGTCACGTCTCGCGTCAGGCGACGGCACCTGACCTCAAGTTGAAGACGGCTCATACGACAATCGATTTGATGCAAGGTCTTGAAGAACGCCGATACGATGCTGTTTTACTCGACGATCGTCATCATGTCCATCCGTATCATACGACACATTTGTATACGGAGAACTTTTTGCTTTATGTGCATCAAGACGATGAACGATTCACGAACTGTACGTCGGTTTCGTTTGATCAAATTCGAGATGCCTCTTTCTTATCGCTCCCGATTGATTGCGATTCGACGAACATTTTAAAAGACGCGTTCATCGAACGAGGTGCCGTCTATCAGGCAGAAAATGAGATGGAATTCGGGTCAAGCGTCCTCGGTTTCATCCGCGCCGGGCTTGGCATCGCCATGTTACCGGAGATTTTTCAAGATGGACTATCACCTGAAATCAAGACGTTACCGGTCGATGGGTTTGATGTCGTTCGTGAATTGTCGCTCGTCTCACGAGATGCTTCCCATCACGCCACCCTGCTTGACTTACTCGGTCAGTCGCGCTGAAGATGCACTTGTAGTTCATTCCTTAAGTCATCGACCTGCTCTTGCGAAATCGCCGAATCCGGTGTCTCGCCGTACCGGACGAGATGATAGATTGACGGATCGAGCGTGACATCAATCCGTTGTAACCATTCGCCGACCGTCTCTTCAGAGCGGCGGCGTTTTTGTCGTGTCAGCTGCCGATCGAACATTTGCAAAAGCCGGCGAATCTCTGACTCAGATTCTTCCCCGACAAGTGTTTGTTTCGTCAAACGCTTTGGAGTAAACAGCGGCGGTGGATCCATTAAATCATCGACTACATTCTCTCGTTTGTGTCGTTTTCGCCAACGCTTCAAGAAGTAACGTACACTGAAAAAGATAATCAGTAGTATGACAAGACCGACGACACCGTAAAAGGTAGCAACTCCTAATGCGTCTTTATCCGCAAATCCCCTGCTTTGGATATCCATTTTTTGTTTGGTCGGTGCCCCTTCTTCTTTTCCCCCTCCATCAACTATGAATCGGGCTTGATAGGTTGCCGGATCATAAAAGAAATAGCGGTAAACTTCCGTACCGACCAGTTGAATCGCTAAAAGACTCACGAGTGCTATACATAATGTCACAACTAAACCACGTTTCATCCCATCCCTCCTTTTCAATATTTTACCATCTATACTCTAGTACGGAATGATTTTTCTTTCTTTTCAGTCAATTTTTCATTAGAGTAAATGGTGACTCTCATTTAAAGGACGTGACCTCATGTATCTTCCAAGTTTTTCGTTAACGAATCAGACATTTCTCATCACAGGAGCTGGGCGAGGTATCGGGCGTGCGCTCGCCATTGGGATGGCAGAAGCCGGTGCCGACATCATTCTCGTCGCCCGGACGGAACAGGATTTGAAGGAGACGGCACAAGAAATCGAACGACTCGGTCGAACGGCTTACATCTTCCCGTGTGACATCACTGACCGAAAACAAGTCGTCGAGACGGTAGCTCGAGCTTATGAACAAGTACCGCAGATCGATGGGCTCGTCAACAACGCTGGAATGAACATTCGCTCAAAGGCACTCGATGTAACGGAAGACGAGTGGGAAACGATCCAACAGACCAATCTGAAATCCGCCTTCTTCTTTGCTCAAGAAATCG
This window of the Exiguobacterium acetylicum genome carries:
- a CDS encoding homing endonuclease associated repeat-containing protein — encoded protein: MRQHPTSTFTLATDEKIIRLIQGLHQMHHSPMKATHYQKLAAQLPYPSLEEINARFGSWAHLLEKAGIVKASHLSTKERMTLNRPAAVKRTKRWSIEESVAFYVAQKGTNMTIRSYTELRDLHPEMLSANTIIRRFGTWKNALAHFDLTSNGFFTDQDCLEALKQAAETHGPLLTSQQYAKWARAHQAPSLTLLIERFSSWREALRRLDSE
- a CDS encoding DUF4362 domain-containing protein, with translation MRKIGLALCILFLVGCGKYTMEEAKENGDIIVQKGVENSDRFESFLKKSKQGKSDQIRITAYTTEGDPILYDVEYDGKTYQYSSDASRDQFGSTDDDRKNEVCQQLDKAIVKQEVIYTLSKCAEGEDHELLRLQEQ
- a CDS encoding SRPBCC family protein; this translates as MKKELKTSIDGKVLRMEWICEAPRNIVFSAFTEKDQLEAWWGPEGWETTIKTFEFKPDGVWHYCMRCVDPAQGDFYSMESWGKAIFRHIDAPNTYSHADYFSDASGAISEHLPGSENVTTFIDRGETTLIVFESTYETEAAVQEVLGMGMKKGFTSQLYRLDHLLTKQ
- a CDS encoding ArsR/SmtB family transcription factor, whose product is MNERMSARFSALGDATRLQLIEALRNGPRSVNELAEQLHLRQPQTSKHLKLLLDAELITVERQANRRLYSLRPEAFRELVMWSNTLAQMEARMHRLDEHLQRMQSSAKGDETNEKGTEDIN
- a CDS encoding LysR family transcriptional regulator, which produces MKTEWMEAFLVTAETGSLTKASEVLHMTQPALSKQIKSLESALEVSLLHRSAHGVTLTPAGEIVFEESRELLDRIDQMKRRIGTIDERTTLTLGSWPSVAMTYLPRHVSRQATAPDLKLKTAHTTIDLMQGLEERRYDAVLLDDRHHVHPYHTTHLYTENFLLYVHQDDERFTNCTSVSFDQIRDASFLSLPIDCDSTNILKDAFIERGAVYQAENEMEFGSSVLGFIRAGLGIAMLPEIFQDGLSPEIKTLPVDGFDVVRELSLVSRDASHHATLLDLLGQSR
- a CDS encoding SDR family NAD(P)-dependent oxidoreductase, with the translated sequence MYLPSFSLTNQTFLITGAGRGIGRALAIGMAEAGADIILVARTEQDLKETAQEIERLGRTAYIFPCDITDRKQVVETVARAYEQVPQIDGLVNNAGMNIRSKALDVTEDEWETIQQTNLKSAFFFAQEIGKRMQDTGGSILNIASVAGHVALRTGVVYATTKAAMIQMTKVLALEWGPRNIRVNAIGPWYFKTPLTEPLLKDPTYLQEIVDVTPLGRVGELEELVGPAVFLSSAAARYVTGQTLYVDGGMTIKGF